One Aegilops tauschii subsp. strangulata cultivar AL8/78 chromosome 7, Aet v6.0, whole genome shotgun sequence genomic window carries:
- the LOC109736241 gene encoding uncharacterized protein: MAFLVLLGTIIAPVSDEYIPKNYYALVQDVRSIKKFNWNAFTLRFCLSEIGMVLQPGRVREWPRGNLALLQYLYWEKVQPMTSPQYDLLALLSPLMRNWTEEVAEKMDKYDFQYGRGVGMIDDTITEEYRLNKIRVEQAEKNKKSSTKKSNITGRRKGVSTSEASASQDPIMDRIMTELKHIRKDMLRLPELCAQRVIEKLNKSGVFYKAGDSEKEEENEYGDNSESRNYGVDPRKEFVYQPDMDNLKTPAKKNVQEDDEVDLNDSEEKRPYYCTPDYLDSFKGDKHDPIEVPEVSDEKSVTSLGTDEIASRGSVCSIGEYEVINAYSSYLLGVVGDDRHIMPTWLVNWLLEFRPDTEPGKNQNEVMAKKNGPVNRCTNEYFKKDKTYIPLNKGNTHWVSVVMHRPKEDFQVLDSLMGRELDSEVKDKVEELKKQLGYDIRDANASGAVNYPDVSTWPIKTYNMPQ, encoded by the exons ATGGCGTTTCTCGTCCTGTTAGGGACTATAATTGCACCAGTGTCTGATGAGTACATACCAAAGAATTATTATGCGCTAGTGCAAGATGTCAGGTCGATAAAAAAGTTCAACTGGAACGCATTCACTTTGCGGTTTTGTTTGTCGGAGATTGGTATGGTCTTGCAGCCCGGCCGTGTTAGGGAATGGCCACGTGGCAACCTAGCACTTCtgcag tATCTATATTGGGAGAAGGTGCAGCCAATGACCAGTCCGCAGTATGATCTGTTAGCGCTGTTGAGCCCCTTGATGAGGAACTGGACAGAAGAGGTAGCGGAGAAAATGGACAAGTACGACTTCCAATATGGTCGTGGTGTTGGGATG atcgaTGACACCATTACTGAAGAGTACCGACTAAACAAAATTAGAGTGGAACAAGCTGAAAAAAACAAGAAATCCAGTACGAAAAAGTCTAACATTACAGGAAGGAGAAAAGGTGTGAGTACATCTGAGGCCTCCGCTAGCCAGGACCCTATTATGGATCGGATTATGACTGAGCTGAAGCACATTCGTAAGGACATGCTTCGTTTGCCAGAGCTATGCGCACAG AGGGTGATAGAGAAATTGAACAAAAGCGGTGTGTTCTACAAAGCCGGTGATAgtgaaaaagaagaagagaatgAGTATGGTGATAATAGTGAATCTAGAAACTATGGTGTAGACCCTCGTAAAGAATTTGTATATCAACCTGATATGGACAATTTGAAAACACCAGCAAAAAAGAATGTGCAAGAGGATGATGAAGTTGATCTTAATGATTCTGAAGAAAAGAGACCTTATTATTGCACACCTGACTATTTGGATAGTTTCAAGGGTGATAAACATGATCCTATCGAAGTTCCTGAGGTATCGGATGAGAAATCCGTTACATCTTTAGGAACAGATGAAATCGCATCACGTGGATCAGTTTGTTCTATTGGAGAATATGAG GTTATCAATGCTTATTCATCGTATCTGTTGGGAGTTGTTGGTGACGATCGTCATATAATGCCGACCTGGCTGGTCAACTGGTTACTAGAATTTAGACCAGACACCGAGCCAGGAAAAAATCAGAACGAAGTTATGGCGAAGAAGAATGGACCCGTGAATAGATGCACCAATGAGTATTTTAAAAAAGATAAG ACTTATATACCTCTTAATAAGGGAAATACCCACTGGGTTTCGGTCGTCATGCATCGCCCGAAGGAAGATTTTCAGGTTCTTGATTCTTTGATGGGACGCGAACTTGACAGTGAAGTTAAAGACAAAGTTGAGGAGCTG AAAAAACAACTTGGATATGACATACGTGATGCGAATGCGAGCGGTGCTGTGAATTATCCGGATGTCTCTACCTGGCCTATTAAAACGTATAACATGCCACAATAG